The following are encoded together in the Scomber japonicus isolate fScoJap1 chromosome 20, fScoJap1.pri, whole genome shotgun sequence genome:
- the si:ch73-127m5.2 gene encoding uncharacterized protein si:ch73-127m5.2, translating into MDPSARMVGLDAQGNMVFTVVKPVMGIFQVASEQGSSVAQGGMGLQGLPENTLVLPQAQGQAQLDQNQMEMHTMQPQIQPQMQVSAPVQTEEVPQHQDPPPNSSTNSQSVTQMPFAEVSSLLDPNMKGSKARKYLISYDEIKRRLQAPEKMSLRSLAAYTRVSRGPASKKTLLESLNVLGLTPSTTTSVSSSFSKLTEGDTRALCDDMKDFAHDYIDYSNMAKQLIPETNTVQHWSKIIETKNHLEDMRKCFRDPVNSGGFDNVTHGLGLGMLDVALDMIVMVIEQQIRILSGAAASDPADSGPPMRRIRRRHRKTRPADSERPHKVSGGVKDQGKVISKGKGRGRGRKKIRQETGAVGHVETQAEQCKPDDVESNVLTLVSVGYETVSSGLNATGTV; encoded by the exons ATGGACCCATCTGCTAGGATGGTGGGTCTGGATGCCCAGGGGAACATGGTTTTCACTGTGGTAAAGCCAGTTATGGGCATATTTCAGGTGGCTTCAGAGCAGGGCAGCAGTGTAGCACAAGGGGGCATGGGGCTGCAGGGTTTACCTGAAAACACATTGGTCCTCCCTCAAGCACAAGGCCAGGCTCAGCTAGACCAGAACCAGATGGAAATGCACACCATGCAGCCTCAGATTCAGCCCCAGATGCAGGTATCCGCCCCGGTCCAGACTGAGGAGGTGCCTCAGCATCAGGACCCACCGCCGAACTCAAGCACAAATTCACAGTCGGTTACTCAGATGCCGTTTGCAGAAGTGTCGTCGCTCCTGGATCCCAACATGAAAGGATCGAAGGCTC GGAAGTATCTCATCTCGTATGATGAAATTAAACGGCGTCTGCAGGCCCCAGAGAAGATGTCCCTGCGCTCCCTGGCGGCATACACTCGGGTCAGCAGAGGCCCAGCCAGCAAGAAAACACTTCTAGAGTCACTGAATGTACTCGGACTCACGCCGAGCACGACTACCTCTGTATCCTCCTCGTTCTCCAAACTCACTGAAG GCGACACCAGAGCTTTGTGTGATGACATGAAGGACTTTGCCCATGACTACATCGACTACAGCAACATGGCTAAACAGCTCATTCCAGAGACAAATACAGTTCAACACTGGTCCAAAATTATTGAAACTAA GAACCACCTCGAGGACATGAGGAAATGTTTCAGAGACCCGGTCAACAGTGGTGGCTTTGACAATGTCACTCATGGCCTCGGTCTGGGAATGTTGGACGTCGCTCTGGACATGATCGTCATGGTAATCGAACAGCAGATTCGCATCCTGTCTGGCGCAGCGGCATCAGACCCGGCCGACTCTGGTCCACCGATGCGGCGCATCCGCAGGCGCCATCGCAAGACTCGCCCTGCTGACAGCGAGAGACCTCACAAGGTGTCTGGAGGGGTCAAAGATCAAGGGAAGGTCATTTCAAAAGGCAAGGGGCGAGGAAGAGGCAGGAAGAAGATCCGGCAGGAAACAGGAGCCGTGGGTCATGTGGAAACTCAAGCAGAGCAGTGCAAGCCAGATGATGTGGAGAGTAACGTCCTTACTCTGGTTTCTGTGGGATATGAGACTGTTTCCAGTGGTCTCAATGCAACAGGGactgtttga
- the kif19 gene encoding kinesin-like protein KIF19 → MKDTGESKDHQLTVALRIRPLSDAEQEEAATIVAHRVDDQMVVLMDPMEDPDDILRANRSREKTYMFDVAFDFSASQDEVYRATTKGLIEGLISGYNATVFAYGPTGCGKTYTMLGTDKEPGIYVRTLNDLFRAIEETSDDMLYSVSMSYLEIYNEMIRDLLNPSSGFLDLREDSKGVIQVAGITEVSTINAQEIMELLMKGNKQRTQEPTAANQTSSRSHAVLQVAVKQQSRCRDVLQEVRFARLFMIDLAGSERAAQTQNRGQRLKEGAHINRSLLALGNCINALSDKNGTKYVNYRDSKLTRLLKDSLGGNSRTVMIAHISPASVAFEESRNTLAYADRAKSIRTRVKKNLINVSYHIAQYTNIISDLRCEIQRLKKKIADQASRQPNSDKADIRHVQAEVQAHSSHQSRAEMDHLREQLLDAFRKQMEIRKSLMELENSNMEIQIDTSKHLLTIADWEQERSRRRRKWRAERRKESVNKDESEKDSDSPESPPDSTETQEVAMARENLVTLMTEQKKIHKQKASLERRFLELQDRARRLEELLPRRVSSEEQREVLGLLCKVHELEIENAEMQSHALLKDNVIRQKNFVVQRFEQYRHLCDEIIQQQRQFIDDHSLLVPPHLQELYDMYMRELDERKLDRAMALDKVTTRHTIKEGSLPKITLPGHGRDNMQDMDSDQESVRNMCSDNRRGQAKIRRHTLPPILPEPELDSNRVFKSSPHARQMKNSAVMTPPPIHINGKGNRELQQLAPESSLSYSHLSHSVSSHLDSSPESSEAGADIPLSRSERQQILKGVQSIVVKAARRRSKALELDALRLPPPPSPLDPKKQKSSLSLSEAPPRGLPMRRGRQPSPELRHATSDDNLSSSTGEGPSLQVTWTRPRNRQVATKNQTPREVDFEARRKKRRSRSFEVTGQALPQTKTTTAQRFRPLDSTSDPHLHINGQPQAPMLRPQYRGVPPLAKVRAPYNSQQTGSNAESTAHMNNLKRGPQLRQPQPLLYITTTGTGGQRIRRH, encoded by the exons ATGGTGGTTCTGATGGACCCCATGGAGGATCCGGACGACATCCTGCGTGCCAACCGCTCTAGGGAGAAGACTTACATGTTTGACGTGGCGTTCGACTTCTCAGCCAGTCAG GATGAGGTGTACCGAGCTACAACCAAAGGGCTGATTGAGGGCCTCATATCAGGCTACAATGCCACTGTGTTTGCCTATGGACCCACAG GTTGTGGGAAGACATACACCATGTTGGGGACAGACAAGGAGCCAGGCATCTACGTCCGAACCCTGAACGACTTGTTCCGTGCCATTGAGGAGACCAGTGACGACATGCTTTATAGCGTCTCGATGTCCTATCTGGAG ATCTACAATGAGATGATCCGTGACCTGCTGAATCCATCCTCAGGCTTTTTGGACCTAAGAGAAGACTCTAAGGGAGTGATTCAGGTTGCTGGCATTACTGAGGTGTCTACCATCAATGCCCAAGAG ATCATGGAGTTGCTAATGAAGGGCAACAAACAGCGTACCCAGGAGCCAACAGCTGCCAATCAGACATCTTCTCGCTCCCATGCTGTGCTCCAAGTAGCCGTCAAACAGCAGAGCCGCTGCCGAGATGTCCTGCAGGAGGTCCGCTTTGCACGCCTCTTCATGATTGACCTTGCCGGCTCTGAACGAGCAGCACAG aCTCAGAATAGGGGTCAGCGCTTGAAAGAAGGGGCCCACATCAATCGCTCCCTCCTGGCTTTGGGCAACTGCATCAACGCCCTGAGTGACAAAAATGGCACAAAGTATGTCAACTATCGAGACAGCAAGCTGACACGCCTATTGAAG GACTCACTGGGAGGGAACAGCCGAACAGTCATGATAGCCCATATTAGTCCTGCCTCGGTGGCTTTTGAGGAGTCCCGTAACACGCTGGCATACGCTGACCGTGCCAAAAGTATTAGAACACGG GTAAAAAAGAACCTGATAAATGTGTCATACCACATTGCTCAGTACACCAACATAATCTCAGATCTGCGCTGCGAGATCCAGCGGCTCAAAAAGAAGATTGCAGATCAGGCAAGCCGCCAACCCAACTCAGACAAGGCTGACATCCGCCACGTCCAGG CCGAGGTCCAGGCTCACTCCAGCCACCAGAGTCGAGCAGAGATGGACCATTTGAGGGAGCAGCTGCTGGATGCGTTCCGGAAACAGATGGAGATCAGGAAGAGCCTGATGGAGCTGGAAAACAGCAACATGGAGATCCAGATCGACACCTCCAAACATCTGCTAACTATTGCAGA CTGGGAACAGGAGCGGAGTAGGCGCAGGAGGAAGTGGCGGgcagaaaggagaaaggaaagtgtGAATAAGGACGAAAGCGAGAAGGACTCTGACTCCCCGGAGTCTCCCCCTGACAGCACTGAGACCCAGGAGGTGGCGATGGCCAGAGAAAACCTGGTTACACTCATGACTGAACAGAAAAAGATCCACAAACAGAAG GCATCGCTTGAGCGTAGGTTCCTAGAGCTTCAGGATCGGGCCCGGCGCTTGGAGGAGCTGCTGCCTCGGAGGGTGAGCTCAGAGGAGCAGCGCGAGGTCCTGGGCCTCCTCTGCAAGGTCCATGAGCTGGAGATCGAGAATGCTGAGATGCAGTCTCACGCGCTACTCAAGGACAACGTCATCCGACAGAAAAACTTTGTTGTGCAGCGTTTCGAGCAGTACAGACACCTGTGTGACGAGAtcatacagcagcagaggcagttCATTGATG ACCACAGTCTGCTAGTACCTCCCCACCTCCAGGAGCTCTATGATATGTACATGAGGGAGCTCGATGAGAGGAAACTGGACAGAGCCATGGCCCTGGATAAGGTGACAACAAGACATACCATCAAG GAGGGCTCTCTACCCAAGATCACCCTGCCTGGCCACGGTCGTGACAACATGCAGGACATGGACTCAGACCAAGAGAGCGTACGCAACATGTGCTCCGACAACAGACGAGGCCAAGCCAAAATCCGTAGACACACATTGCCCCCCATTCTGCCTGAGCCTGAGCT GGACAGTAACAGAGTTTTTAAGAGCAGCCCTCATGCCAGGCAGATGAAAAACTCAGCTGTAATGACCCCGCCTCCCATCCACATCAACGGAAAGGGCAATAGAGAG ctgcagcagctggctCCTGAGAGCTCTCTGAGTTACAGCCATCTCAGCCACAGTGTCAGCAGCCACCTGGACTCATCACCTGAGAGCAGCGAGGCAGGGGCTGATATCCCCTTGTCACGAAGTG agagacagcagatCCTAAAGGGCGTCCAGAGCATTGTGGTGAAGGCAGCCCGAAGGCGCTCCAAAGCCCTAGAGCTGGATGCCTTGCGGTTGCCCCCACCTCCCTCTCCTTTGGACCCTAAGAAGCAAAAGAGCAGCCTGTCTTTAAGTGAGGCACCTCCTAGAGGTTTGCCAATGCGGCGTGGGAGGCAGCCTAGCCCTGAGCTCAGACACGCCACCTCAGATGATAACCTGTCCAGCAGCACTGGTGAGGGGCCCAGTCTGCAGGTGACTTGGACACGACCACGTAACCGTCAGGTCGCCACCAAGAACCAAACCCCCCGTGAAGTTGACTTTGAGGCTCGCCGCAAGAAGAGGCGTTCACGCTCTTTTGAGGTTACTGGTCAAGCA CTGCCTCAAACCAAGACCACCACAGCTCAGAGGTTCCGACCTCTGGACAGCACATCTGACCCCCACCTCCACATCAATGGTCAGCCCCAGGCCCCCATGCTTCGCCCTCAGTACAGAGGGGTCCCTCCTCTTGCCAAAGTCAGGGCACCCTATAACAGCCAGCAAACAG GTTCAAATGCAGAGTCCACGGCCCACATGAATAACCTGAAGCGAGGGCCCCAGCTGCGGCAGCCCCAGCCCCTCCTCTACATCACCACCACAGGCACTGGGGGCCAGCGCATACGCAGACACTGA